From one Opisthocomus hoazin isolate bOpiHoa1 unplaced genomic scaffold, bOpiHoa1.hap1 HAP1_SCAFFOLD_261, whole genome shotgun sequence genomic stretch:
- the GUCY2D gene encoding retinal guanylyl cyclase 1: MGVMGPWTCDPVLARALPEVASRLAVTRLNRDPTLNEGYWWDAVVLTEACRTPQAVTGLLNVERYATGLVGPLNPATCGAAGLLATAWNKPMVSWACLGDVEGLDTLVSPMPEPAGVLHALLRFFRWAHVAVVSAPQDLWREVGQGLAQDLRARGLPVTVVTAAGSQEDQAREALKRVQRADGVRVVVMCMHSALLGGEEQRVLLEKAEDMGMTDGTYVFIPYDALAFPLPYHHAPYPVLANNTKLRLAYDAVLTVTVDSPDVTFHEALQQAKEAYEIPAHVDPAQVHPLFATIYNSIHFLAKAVEATRRSGRWVMGTSVAEHARDFNLEGFCQPISVTEDGDVNVPYVVLDTDGKGDRLWPVYGLEPGTRGLSYRGHSVHWPHSSSPATDAGCWFESGSICNGGVDASFVLLTFALIAALIAAGAALACFIRRRIQQAQLMKGPNKIILTMEDLTFINIQSSKRVDGSRTSLAGRSGGDTKSIKSVTAAPDTTNVAIAEGAENVKGNSHLPLLLLLFNHQGLVASVQGDWVWLKKFPGDQHSEVKPATKLAFCKLRDLRHENVNLFLGFFHDCGIFAIVSEHCSRGSLEDLLRNEDMKLDWMFKSSLLIDLIKGVRYLHHRNVVHGRLKSRNCVVDGRFVLKVTDHGYNELLEAQRLPAPAPRPQERLWTAPELLRDAALERRGSFRGDVYGIGIIMQEVICRSAPYCMLGLAAEEIIEKVRRPPPLCRPAVSADQAPLECIHLMKQCWSEQPERRPTIDQIFDQFKSINKGRKTNIIDSMLRMLEQYSSNLEDLIRERTEELEIEKQKTDKLLTQMLPPSVAEALKMGTPVEPEYFEEVTLYFSDIVGFTTISAMSEPIEVVDLLNDLYTLFDAIIGAHDVYKVETIGDAYMVASGLPKRNGNRHAGEIANMALDILSSVGTFKMRHMPEVPVRIRIGLHSGPCVAGVVGLTMPRYCLFGDTVNTASRMESTGLPYRIHVNARTVAILRALQEGFRLDVRGKTELKGKGVEDTYWLVGREGFTKPIPTPPDLLPGASNHGISLDEIPAERRKKLEKARPGQALK, translated from the exons ATGGGGGTGATGGGTCCTTGGACCTGCGACCCCGTCCTCGCCCGCGCTTTGCCCGAGGTGGCATCTCGCTTGGCTGTCACCCGTCTCAACCGCGACCCAACCCTCAATGAAGGCTACTGGTGGGACGCGGTGGTGTTGACCGAGGCGTGTCGGACCCCCCAGGCCGTGACGGGGCTCCTCAACGTTGAACGTTACGCCACCGGTCTGGTGGGACCTCTCAACCCGGCCACctgcggggctgccgggctcCTGGCCACCGCTTGGAACAAACCCATGGTCTCCTGGGCTTGCTTGGGTGACGTCGAAGGGTTGGACACCTTGGTCAGTCCCATGCCGGAACCGGCCGGGGTGCTCCACGCTCTCCTCCGCTTCTTCCGCTGGGCCCACGTGGCCGTGGTCTCCGCCCCACAGGACCTCTGGCGGGAGGTGGGGCAGGGCTTGGCCCAGGACCTCCGGGCTCGAGGGCTGCCCGTCACCGTCGTCACCGCCGCCGGGAGCCAGGAGGACCAGGCCCGCGAGGCTCTGAAGAGGGTGCAGAGGGCCGACGGCGTCAGAg TGGTGGTCATGTGCATGCACTCGGCGCTGCTGGGCGGCGAGGAGCAACGGGTCCTCCTGGAGAAGGCCGAGGACATGGGCATGACCGACGGCACCTACGTCTTCATCCCCTACGACGCCCTCGCCTTCCCCCTGCCCTACCACCACGCGCCCTACCCCGTCCtggccaacaacaccaagctgcgCCTGGCCTACGACGCGGTCCTCACCGTCACCGTCGACTCGCCCGACGTCACCTTCCACGAGGCCCTGCAGCAGGCCAAGGAGGCCTACGAGATCCCCGCGCACGTCGACCCCGCGCAG GTCCACCCCCTCTTCGCCACCATCTACAACTCCATCCACTTCTTGGCCAAGGCGGTGGAGGCCACGCGGCGAAGCGGCCGTTGGGTGATGGGCACCAGCGTGGCCGAACACGCCCGCGACTTCAACCTGGAGGGCTTCTGCCAGCCCATCTCCGTCACCGAGGACGGGGACGTCAACGTCCCCTACGTGGTGCTGGACACGGACGGCAAAGGCGACCGGTTGTGGCCGGTCTACGGGTTGGAGCCGGGCACGCGGGGGCTGAGCTACCGCGGTCACAGCGTCCACTGGCCCCACAGCTCCAGTCCCGCCACCGACGCCGGCTGCTGGTTTGAGTCGGGTTCCATCTGCAACGGGG GGGTGGACGCCAGCTTCGTCCTCCTCACGTTTGCCCTCATCGCCGCCCTCATCGCGGCAGGGGCTGCCCTCGCCTGCTTCATCAG GCGCCGCATCCAGCAGGCCCAGCTGATGAAGGGACCCAATAAGATCATCCTCACCATGGAGGACCTGACCTTCATCAACATCCAGAGCAGCAAGCGG GTGGACGGCAGCCGTACCAGCCTGGCCGGCCGTAGTGGGGGGGACACCAAGAGCATCAAGAGCGTGACCGCCGCCCCCGACACCACCAACGTGGCCATCGCTGAG GGAGCCGAAAACGTGAAGGGCAACAGccacctccccctcctcctccttttgtttAACCACCAGGGCCTTGTCGCCTCCGTGCAG GGCGACTGGGTCTGGCTGAAGAAGTTCCCCGGGGACCAGCACAGCGAGGTGAAACCGGCCACCAAGCTGGCCTTCTGCAAG CTCCGTGACCTACGTCATGAGAACGTCAACCTCTTCCTGGGCTTCTTCCACGACTGCGGCATCTTCGCCATCGTCTCGGAGCACTGCTCCCGCGGCAGCCTGGAGGACCTCCTGCGCAACGAGGACATGAAGCTCGACTGGATGTTCAAGTCCTCCCTCCTCATCGACCTCATCAAG GGCGTGCGCTACCTCCACCACCGCAACGTCGTCCACGGCCGCCTCAAGTCCCGCAACTGCGTGGTGGACGGGCGCTTCGTCCTGAAGGTCACCGACCACGGCTACAACgagctgctggaggcccagcgcctccccgcccccgcgccccgcccccagg AGCGGCTGTGGACGGCGCCGGAGCTGCTGCGGGACGCGGCGCTGGAGCGACGCGGCTCCTTCCGCGGCGACGTCTACGGCATCGGCATCATCATGCAGGAGGTGATCTGCCGCAGCGCCCCCTACTGCATGCTGGGATTGGCCGCCGAAG AGATCATCGAGAAGGTGAGGCGGCCGCCCCCGCTGTGCCGCCCGGCGGTCTCGGCCGACCAAGCGCCGCTGGAGTGCATCCACCTGATGAAGCAGTGCTGGAGCGAGCAGCCCGAGAGGAGGCCCACCATCGACCAGATCTTCGACCAG TTCAAGAGCATCAACAAGGGCCGGAAGACCAACATCATCGACTCGATGCTGCGCATGCTGGAGCAGTACTCCAGCAACCTGGAGGACCTGATCCGCGAGAGGACCGAGGAGCTGGAGATCGAGAAGCAGAAGACGGACAAGCTCCTCACCCAGATGCTGCCGCC GTCGGTGGCCGAGGCGCTGAAGATGGGGACGCCGGTGGAACCCGAGTACTTCGAGGAGGTGACGCTCTACTTCAGCGACATCGTGGGCTTCACCACCATCTCGGCCATGAGCGAGCCCATCGAGGTGGTGGACCTCCTCAACGACCTCTACACCCTCTTCGACGCCATCATCGGCGCCCACGACGTCTACAAG GTGGAGACCATCGGCGACGCCTACATGGTGGCCTCGGGGCTGCCCAAGCGCAACGGGAACCGCCACGCCGGCGAGATCGCCAACATGGCGCTGGACATCCTCAGCTCCGTCGGCACCTTCAAGATGCGCCACATGCCCGAGGTGCCCGTCCGCATCCGGATTGGCCTCCACTCCG GGCCCTGCGTGGCCGGCGTGGTGGGGCTGACCATGCCGCGCTACTGCCTCTTCGGGGACACGGTCAACACGGCCTCACGCATGGAGTCCACCGGCCTGC CCTATCGCATCCACGTCAACGCCCGCACCGTGGCCATCCTGCGGGCGCTGCAGGAGGGCTTCCGGCTGGACGTCCGGGGCAAGACCGAGCTCAAg GGGAAGGGCGTGGAGGACACGTACTGGCTGGTGGGACGCGAGGGCTTCACCAaacccatccccaccccccccgaccTCCTGCCCGG GGCGAGCAACCACGGGATCAGCCTGGACGAGATCCCGGCCGAGCGCAGGAAGAAGCTGGAGaaggcccggccggggcaggcaCTCAAATAa